One genomic window of Tachypleus tridentatus isolate NWPU-2018 chromosome 12, ASM421037v1, whole genome shotgun sequence includes the following:
- the LOC143235218 gene encoding uncharacterized protein LOC143235218 — protein sequence MLRKSQLTFVSLFLVDLLVVSLAINCHQCSWDGVTERWEKDEEQLKEQLEEMEEMEEVDNPFTLPFFGKNKIPEVPNQHILYRECQNCTMLGGICVRWAFLSAGIPLNVTWMCARSKEKGQCFEQDLSAGLSKEVCLCDEDFCNASRRITDSTLLCLFFAVLNHVLQIT from the exons atgttacgaAAATCACAACTAACGTTTGTTTCTCTCTTTCTTGTTGATTTATTGG ttgtgtctcttgccattaactgtcatcagtgttcttgggACGGTGTGACTGAGAGATGGGAGAAAGATGAAGAACAACTAAAGGAACAACTGGAAGAGATGGAGGAAATGGAAGAAGTTGACAATCCATTTACTCTTCCTTTTTTCGGAAAGAACAAAATCCCTGAAGTTCCGAACCAACACATACTGTACAGAGAATGTCAAAACTGTACAATGCTTGGAGGAATTTGTGTTCGGTGGGCTTTTCTATCAGCAG GGATACCATTAAACGTCACCTGGATGTGTGCAAGATCCAAAGAAAAGGGGCAGTGTTTTGAACAAGATTTGTCTGCTGGACTGAGTAAGGAAGTTTGTTTGTGCGATGAGGACTTCTGTAATGCATCTCGCAGGATAACCGACTCAACTTTGCTCTGCCTGTTTTTTGCGGTTTTAAATCATGTGCTGCAGATAACTTAA